One stretch of Brachyhypopomus gauderio isolate BG-103 chromosome 10, BGAUD_0.2, whole genome shotgun sequence DNA includes these proteins:
- the pstpip2 gene encoding proline-serine-threonine phosphatase-interacting protein 2, giving the protein MRDLHLKDNFWTGDITSTAGYDAIIQHLNDGKRTCKEIEDFMKARAAIEEKYAKELLGLSKKICGQNEMNTLKRSLDVFRLQTEQVSVSHMHLAQTIREEAKKMEEFREKQKESRKRVELQMDAMHKQKATQYKKTMETKRTYEQKCRDKEEAEQAMNRSAATSNTKQQEKLYAKAQQARQSADEADRLYNQNVTVLGKIRQEWVNEHLRACELFEKQEVERINTLRNLVWTHLNHLSQQCVTSDELYEEVRKSLEQCNIQEDIEHFINLRRTGDKPPAPILYENFYANQRTAPIRQPPFISRRGPAPPPANAGDDMDYSTVADPGYSLIRY; this is encoded by the exons ATGAGGGACCTTCATTTGAAGGATAACTTTTGG ACCGGTGATATCACCAGCACAGCGGGGTATGACGCCATCATCCAGCACCTTAATGACGGTAAGAGGACGTGCAAAGAGATCGAGGACTTTATGAAAGCCAG AGCTGCGATCGAAGAGAAGTATGCCAAGGAGCTGCTGGGCCTGTCCAAGAAGATCTGCGGCCAGAATGAGATGAA CACACTGAAGCGATCGCTTGATGTTTTCAGACTTC AGACTGAACAGGTGAGTGTGTCTCACATGCACCTGGCCCAAACCATCAGGGAAGAAGCAAAGAAGATGGAGGAATTtcgagagaaacagaaagaatcCAGAAAGAGG gtggAGCTGCAGATGGATGCCATGCACAAGCAGAAAGCAACACAGTACAAGAAAACCATGGAG ACCAAGAGGACATATGAGCAGAAGTGTCGCGACAAAGAAGAGGCAGAACAGGCCATGAACCGGAGTGCTGCCACCAGCAACACCAAACAGCAGGAGAAG CTGTATGCCAAAGCGCAACAAGCCAGGCAGTCGGCTGATGAAGCAG ACAGGCTGTACAACCAGAACGTCACTGTGCTCGGGAAGATTCGGCAGGAGTGGGTGAATGAGCACCTCCGAGCTTGTGAG CTTTTTGAAAAACAGGAAGTGGAGAGAATCAATACTCTGAGGAACCTTGTGTGGACTCACCTCAACCACCTCTCCCAGCAGTGCGTCACCAGTGACGAG ctgtatgaggaagtcaggaagTCTCTAGAGCAGTGCAACATTCAGGAAGACATCGAGCACTTCATCAACCTACGGAGGACTGGTGACAAACCTCCAg CTCCAATACTATACGAGAACTTCTATGCCAATCAGAGAACAGCACCAATCCGACAGCCACCATTCATCAGCAG GAGAGGACCGGCGCCTCCACCAGCTAACGCAGGAG ATGACATGGACTATTCAACTGTAGCTGACCCAGGATACAGTCTAATTCGATACTGA
- the sub1a gene encoding SUB1 regulator of transcription a has product MPKSKEVLSSTSNSDSDSEPDTKAKRKKQVTPEKPAKKQKSGESSKTSAASKSSSNKNDSMFQIGKMRYVSVRDFKGKVLIDIREYWMDQEGEMKPGKKGISLSPEQWNQLKDQIDDVDDAVRRI; this is encoded by the exons ATGCCCAAGTCAAAAGAAGTACTGTCTTCAACCTCCAACAGTGATTCTGATAGTGAGCCTGACACAAAG GCCAAAAGGAAGAAGCAGGTGACCCCAGAGAAGCCGGCGAAGAAGCAGAAGAGCGGAGAATCTTCCAAAACGTCTGCCGCTTCCAAGAGCAGCAGCAACAAAAATGACAGCATGTTCCAG ATAGGGAAGATGAGGTACGTGAGTGTGAGGGACTTCAAAGGGAAGGTACTTATTGATATTCGCGAATACTGGATGGACCAAGAAGGTGAAATGAAACCGGGAAAGAAAG GAATCTCCCTTAGCCCAGAGCAGTGGAACCAGTTGAAGGATCAGATTGATGACGTTGACGACGCCGTGAGGAGGATATAA
- the pmaip1 gene encoding phorbol-12-myristate-13-acetate-induced protein 1, whose amino-acid sequence MASKEQTIVSECAYQLRKMGDLINWKYVLLHLIARNYKQVVKIK is encoded by the exons ATGGCAAGCAAAG AGCAAACCATTGTGTCTGAATGTGCGTACCAGTTGCGCAAGATGGGAGATTTGATCAACTGGAAATACGTGTTGCTGCATTTGATCGCCAGAAACTACAAACAGGTCGTGAAGATTAAATGA
- the golph3b gene encoding Golgi phosphoprotein 3 produces MTSLTQRSSGLVQRRTEASRSAAADKEKDSEGDEFDPHRGEEEEDDKGDCKETRLTLMEEVLLLGLKDREGYTSFWNDCISSGLRGCMLIELGLRGRLQLEPCGMRRKSLLTRKVICKSDAPTGDMLLDEALKHVKETQPPETVQSWIELLSGETWNPLKLHYQLRNVRERLAKNLVEKGVLTTEKQNFLLFDMTTHPLTNSTVKQRLVKKVQEAVLDRWVNEPQRMDKRLLALLLLAHSSDVLENAFAPLLDEQYDLAMKRVRLLLDLEPEGEAAKSGANELLWAVVAAFTK; encoded by the exons ATGACTTCACTAACTCAGAGAAGCTCGGGCCTTGTTCAGAGACGAACCGAGGCCTCTCGTAGTGCTGCGGCCGACAAAGAGAAAGATTCTGAGGGCGACGAATTCGATCCTCATCGGGgcgaagaggaagaggacgacAAGGGAGACTGCAAAGAAACGCGACTCACATTGATGGAAGAAGTGTTGCTACTTGGACTGAAAGATCGAGAG GGTTACACCTCCTTCTGGAATGACTGCATCTCCTCAGGCTTGAGGGGGTGTATGCTCATCGAGCTGGGTCTTCGTGGTCGTTTACAGCTTGAACCATGTGGCATGAGGAGAAAAAGCCTGCTCACCAGAAAG GTGATCTGTAAGTCAGACGCCCCCACCGGAGACATGTTATTAGACGAGGCCCTGAAACATGTGAAGGAGACCCAACCCCCTGAGACAGTGCAGAGCTGGATTGAGCTGCTTAGTG GAGAGACCTGGAATCCTCTGAAGCTGCACTACCAGCTGCGAAATGTGCGCGAACGTCTGGCCAAGAACCTGGTGGAGAAGGGCGTGCTCACCACAGAGAAGCAGAACTTCCTGCTGTTCGACATGacgacacaccccctcaccaacAGCACGGTCAAGCAGCGGCTGGTGAAGAAGGTCCAGGAGGCGGTGCTGGACCGGTGGGTGAATGAGCCGCAGCGGATGGACAAGCGTCTGCTGGCACTGCTGCTGCTGGCCCACTCGTCCGACGTGCTGGAGAACGCCTTCGCGCCGCTGCTGGACGAGCAATACGACCTGGCCATGAAGCGCGTCCGCCTGCTGCTGGACCTGGAGCCCGAGGGGGAGGCGGCCAAGTCCGGCGCCAACGAGCTGCTGTGGGCCGTCGTGGCCGCCTTCACCAAATGA
- the LOC143525626 gene encoding insulin gene enhancer protein isl-1-like, with amino-acid sequence MDPEKQNGVVSVCAGCGQQILDRYILRVFPDLEWHAACLKCAACQRYLDESLTCFIKDGKTLCKDDYRRLYAIKCAKCHKTITRQDHVMRAHVNIYHVHCFRCEGCDRQLLPGDEFTFREGYLFCTSNHQLSNVLMASSAHAPHRNHPERSAKEVDTSNPNRECEPWWSGAQNKPEKTTRVRTILSESQLQLLWTCYSTNPKPDAVIKERLVEMTGLSPRVIRVWFQNKRCKDKKRSVGGKHTQLRTLRQVDEEAFSTPSPDGDILARTQECHIISPCLEALSGVSLHSDSEWVQDQCLVSASCVQDMNLHLSCAAGREVVPVETELTDSPRTLTSSPAQGNR; translated from the exons ATGGACCCAGAGAAGC AAAACGGTGTGGTTTCAGTCTGCGCGGGTTGTGGGCAGCAAATCCTTGACCGGTACATCCTGCGGGTTTTCCCTGACCTGGAGTGGCACGCAGCCTGCCTGAAGTGCGCCGCGTGTCAGCGGTATTTGGACGAGTCCCTCACTTGTTTCATCAAAGATGGAAAAACATTATGCAAAGACGACTACAGAAG atTATACGCCATCAAATGTGCAAAATGCCATAAAACCATCACCCGTCAGGACCACGTCATGCGCGCGCATGTAAATATATATCATGTCCACTGTTTTCGGTGCGAGGGGTGCGACCGACAGCTTCTGCCCGGAGATGAATTTACCTTTCGCGAAGGCTATCTGTTCTGTACATCCAATCACCAACTCTCAAATGTACTAATGGCATCTTCTGCTCACGCACCCCATCGGAATCATCCAGAGAGGTCTGCCAAAGAAGTTG ACACCAGCAACCCTAACAGAGAATGTGAGCCTTGGTGGTCAGGAGCACAGAACAAACCTGAGAAGACCACCCGTGTGAGGACCATCCTCAGCGAATCTCAACTGCAGCTGCTGTGGACCTGCTACAGCACGAATCCCAAGCCTGACGCGGTCATAAAGGAGCGTCTGGTGGAGATGACTGGTCTTAGTCCGCGCGTCATCCGAGTGTGGTTTCAGAACAAGCGCTGTAAGGACAAGAAGAGGAGCGTTGGAGGGAAACACACCCAGCTCCGGACCCTCAGGCAG GTGGATGAGGAAGCGTTTTCAACTCCCAGCCCAGACGGAGACATACTGGCCCGTACGCAGGAATGCCACATTATCTCGCCATGTTTGGAAGCGCTGAGTGGCGTTTCCTTGCATTCGGACAGTGAGTGGGTGCAGGATCAGTGCCTGGTGAGTGCATCATGTGTCCAAGACATGAATTTGCACCTCAGCTGTGCTGCAGGAAGGGAAGTTGTACCAGTTGAGACTGAGCTGACAGACTCACCCAGGACCCTCACCAGCAGTCCTGCCCAGGGCAACAGATAA